Proteins encoded together in one Lathyrus oleraceus cultivar Zhongwan6 chromosome 5, CAAS_Psat_ZW6_1.0, whole genome shotgun sequence window:
- the LOC127087397 gene encoding ESCRT-related protein CHMP1B — MGNTEKLLNQIMELKFTSKSLQRQARKCEKEEKSEKLKVKKAIEKGNMDGARIYAENAIRKRTEQMNYLRLSSRLDAVSARLDTQAKMSTISKSMGNIVKSLESSLATGNLQKMSETMDQFEKQFVNMEVQAEFMESAMAGSTSLSTPEGEVNSLMQQVADDYGLEVSVGLPQPAAHAVPLKEKDAEKVDEDDLSRRLAELKARG, encoded by the coding sequence ATGGGGAACACAGAGAAGCTTCTGAATCAAATCATGGAATTGAAATTCACCTCGAAATCGCTTCAACGTCAAGCAAGAAAGTGCGAAAAGGAAGAGAAATCTGAGAAACTCAAAGTAAAGAAAGCAATCGAAAAAGGAAACATGGACGGTGCACGGATCTACGCCGAAAACGCCATCAGGAAACGAACGGAGCAGATGAACTACCTCCGATTATCCTCCCGATTGGACGCGGTCAGTGCTCGTCTCGATACACAGGCGAAGATGTCGACGATCAGCAAATCCATGGGAAACATCGTGAAATCGTTGGAATCTTCTCTCGCAACCGGAAACCTACAGAAGATGTCGGAGACAATGGATCAGTTCGAGAAACAGTTTGTGAACATGGAGGTGCAAGCGGAGTTTATGGAAAGCGCTATGGCTGGATCCACCTCGCTTTCTACACCGGAAGGTGAGGTTAACAGTTTGATGCAACAGGTTGCTGATGATTATGGCCTTGAAGTGTCCGTTGGGCTTCCTCAGCCAGCTGCTCATGCTGTTCcgcttaaggagaaggatgctgaGAAGGTTGATGAGGATGATTTGTCGAGGCGTCTCGCGGAGCTTAAAGCTAGAGGTTAA